The DNA region ggagggagaagaagcggacgagaaaatgggcgccaatatttttaaattttttgaccgtttttttttttgctccgccgccataaatagttcgttcatttcgccaacagatggcgctaaacttgctcgacccagcgcaggaatcgctgaagtccagcgcgggagaccagccaaaatctgcgctggccagcgcagattttggtacatttccagcgctggaaactgctcgaatttgcgcagcgggtaagTTGGTAACTATTGCTCGAATTAGGGTGCTCGAATAAGGTTGCTCGAAATAGGGTGCTTGAATTAGGGTGTTCGAATTAGAGTGCCCGATATTTTGAATTGACGGTTGACGTCAGCTCCGGACTGTGGTGAGGCTATAACGTGGTCGCCACAGTGCTTCCCTGCTAGACTGGAGTTACCGGTAACGAACGGGGATGATGACACGTCGCTGTGAACGCGTAACTCCGGTCGAGAAGTCGTTCGGAGGTGACGGCTCtgtcggtggtggtgaagctggtggtggtggcgctgatggtggtgaagctggtggtggtagcgctggtggtggtggcgtatACTCTGCTGCAGATGGTGGCGTAAGCTGTGTCACTGGCTCGGGTTGCTGGAGTGAGTAGCACGGTTTCAGGCGGTCAATAGAGATGTTAGTTGCCCTCTCGTTGATCAGGACTTCGAATGACTTGTCACTACGCCTAAGCACCTTGTAAGGCCCTTGGTACGGCGGGGTAAGGGCTGGGCGGACGGTGTCATTCCGGACGAAGACGTGGCTGCATGTCCGAAGATCCGAATGGACGAAGGGTGTTGCTTTGTCATGCCAGGCCGTTTGTGTTGGGCGAATGGTGTTCATGGCATACTTAAGCGACTTGGTGAACTCGGTGGTGTCTGACAGGCTGGTCATCGGGCTGCTATTAAAAAACTCCGCTGGGATCTTTAGCGTGCTTCCATAAACCAGCTCTGCTGGCGAAGCTTTGATGTCGTCTTTGTACGCTGTGCGCAATCCAAGGAGTATGATGGGAAGGTGGTCGGTCCAATGAGCGGTGTTTTTGGTACAAATAGCTGCCTTCAGCGTACGGTGCCATCGTTCTATCAAGCCGTTGGCCTGCGGATGATAAGCCGTTGTGCGTAGATGTTTGATGCCCAGTAACTGGTTCAGCTCTGCGAAAAGCGTCGACTCGAACTGCCTGCCTTGATCCGTGGTGATGAACGATGGAACGCCAAAGCGAGCTATCCATCCACTGAGTAGGGCTGCGGCTACAGTCGTTGATGTTATGTCAGGGATGGGAATAGCTTCTGGCCAGCGTGTGAAGCGATCGATGATGGTGAGGCAGTAACGATGTCCATTGCTGATTGGGAACGGTCCAACCAGGTCCAGGTTGATGTGTGCGAACCTAGCATCCGGTACCGGGTAGCGTCCTAGAGGGCTGCGGGTATGGCGTTGCACCTTCGTAGCCTGACACGCTAAGCAGTGGCGGACGAAATCTCGCGTATCTCGGCGGATATTCAGCCAGACGAATCTCTCCGTCATCAGCTTTGTGGTAGTTTTCGCTCCGGGATGACTCATCTGATGAACCGCGCGTAGTAGTTGTTGACGAAACGGTTTCGTGACATACGGACGAATGATGCCGGCGGGGCAATCGCAGTACAAAGCCATGCTGCTGCCAGGTATTGGAACTCGTTGAAGGACCAGATCCGTCCTTGTTTTCCCACTGAGTATGTCGGCGAGCTCGGGATCTCGGGTCTGGTCTTCGGCCAATTTCTCGTAGTCGATGGATGTTGATGACTGGATGGGCTCGATTCGGGACAGCAAGTCGGCAGTGACGTTTTCCTGGCCTTCAATATGCCGGATGTCGGTGGTGAACTGGCCAATAAAGTCAAGGTGCCGTGCTTGTCTAGGAGAGGCCTTATCCAGCGACTGGCGGAAAGCATAAACCAGAGGTTTATGATCCGTGTAAATATGGAAAGATCGTCCTTCCAACTGATGGCGAAAATACCGGACGGCCAAGTAAACAGCTGCTAGTTCGCGATCGTACGTGGAATATCGGTGCTGTGCGTTGTCGAACTTTCGGGAGAAGAAACCGAGCGGCTGCATCTGCCCGTCGATGACCTGGTGTAAGGCGGCGCCGGCAGCGAAATCGGAAGCATCACACCACAGTGATAGTTCGGCGGATGGTACAGGGTGTACCAGCATGGTAGCCTGTGCAAGTTGACGTTTGCAGTCCTCAAAGGCCGTGTCGGTAGCTGGGGTCCAGGTCAGCGATGACTTATCTCGCCGTTTGTTGCCGGGAATCATCTCCAGGAGCGGTCCTTGTGCTCGCAGCGCGTGGGGGATGAAGCGCCTGTAGAAGTTGATCATCGCCAAAAATCGCTTAAGCTCCATGACAGTGTTTGGTTTCGGGAACTGACGTATGGTGTCTACTTTCTCTTCCAGTGGTAGGATGCCTTCAGACGTAACACGGTGTCCCAGGAAGGAGATCTCAGGCTGGGCAAACTCGCACTTCGCAAGGTTGATGGTCAAACCGTGCTGCGTGAGGCGAGCAAATAGCAGTCGCAGGTGTTCGCGATGTTCTTCTGGTGTCTTCGAGGCCACTATGATGTCGTCGATATAGGGAAACACAAAGTTCAAGCCGCGTAGCACATCGTGGATTAGCCGTTGGAACGTCTGCGCCGCATTGCGTAATCCGAAGGGCATCGTCACGTACTCAAATAGGCCGAAAGGAGTGATGATCGCTGTCTTCGGGATGTCCTCTGGatggatggagatctggtggTAGGCTTTCTGTAGATCCACCTTTGAGAAAACGGTTTTTCCTCCCAGTTGCATGGTGAAGTCTTGTAGATAAGGCAATGGATACCGGTCAGGGGTGGTACGCGCGTTGAGGGACCGATAATCACCGCACGGACGCCAGGAACCATCAGCCTTTTTTACCATATGCAGCGGGCTGGCCCAACTGCTACTGGACGGTCTGCAAATTCCTAGCTGCACGAGGGAGTCGAATTCTTCTTTGGCTGCTTGGTACTTGTCGGGTGGAAGACGACGCGAACGGGCGAAAGTTGGAGGACCCGTTGTTTCGATACGATGTACCACCTCGGATTGCATCCGCACACCCGGTGAGTTTGTAATGAGTGTAGGAAACTCGTTCAGCAGGTCGGCCATCGGTGAATTTGCGTCGCACACCTTGACGGCGGTTTGTCGAGTGGTATCCGGAAGTCCTGGCACACGTAGGTTGGTTTGGGCATCCACCAAACAGCGCTGTCGAAGGTCTACTAGAAGATGGTAATGGCGAAGAAAGTCCGCTCCAATGATAGCAGAGCTTACGTCCGCGATAATAAAATTCCACACAAAGGGGCGGCGTAAACTAAAATCAAGTATACGGAGGGACTCACCAAATACCATGATCGGAGTACCGTTGGCTGCAAACAGTCGCATGGTGGACGGCGTCGGGGGGTTGTAGTTGGCTGGCTTCGGTAACACGGAGACATCGGCACCAGTATCGATCAAATAACGCTGGTTGGTTCGTCGGTCGATCACCATCAACCGACTGCTCACAGGTGAGATGGTAGCCACCTGCGATCCGATATCTCCAGCGTATCCTCAGGCTGAAGACGACGGCTGGCCGACGCGCTGGCTGACAGGGGCTGGAAACGAACAGGGCTGGCGGCAGGTCCGGGCGGCTGTCCCGTAACGTCGATGGTAGTAGCACTCTCCTTCAGATGGTTCTGTACCGACACGAGATGCCACTGGTGGACGTGAGCGCGGCCGACTTTGGCGTTGGTCACGGTTACGACACTCTGTGATGAAGTCGTTAAGTTGCTGTGTGAGTTCGTCCACCTGGCGCGAAATACGTTGCTCGAAATCGTTGGATGTGGTGCGCACCCCGGCTACGGCATGGTGCACACAGGTGTTGTTGGATGCGGACAGGCATTCCACCATAGTATCGGCGACGGCAGCTTTCTCAGTTACACTTCCGGGTGCAGCAACGACGGCCGATTGCACATGTAGCGGAAGCTTGTTGATCCAAAGGTCGGTGAGGAGCGTACTGGCCAACGTGTCGCTGGAGGCTCGGTGCATTTCAGCTAGCAGCTGGGAGGGCTTGCGGTCCCCTAAGTCCATGCCGTATAGGAGACGATGAAGGCGGCTACGCTGGGATTCCCCGAAATGCTGAAGGATGTTCCGCTTGATGTAATCGTACCGTTCCGTCGCAGGTACATTCTCGATTATCGGCTGGATCTCGTTATACACTCGAAGAGGAATTTGGGCCATCAATACGTGGTAGCGCTTATGGTCCATTTTGGTGGTGATTCCGGTCGCGGCGAACCAATGCTCCAGTGCACAAAAGTATGCAGGCAAATTGTGCAGGTCCATTTCAAAAATGGCGGCTGTCAATGGCGTCGAACGTGCAAAATGGCGGCAGTCAACGGCTTTACAAGGAGCGCTTTCTTTTGTCCGGGCTGGAACGCTGGAATCGTTGCTCTTCCTTCTCTTTGGGGACGGCGATGTAACCCGCGGCTCGATCCTCTGTAGCGATGCGGGTGCACGATGCAAGGGAAACACGTCGGTGCGTATGGAGAACAATGCACTCGGGACGGGACACTCGCGACACTTACGCACACGCGGACGTGACGAACACACGCGACGATTACGCACACATGGGCGTGTAGGGCACTCGCGACGATTATGCACACGCGGGCGTGTAGGGCACTCGCGACACTTATGTACACGCGGGCGTGAAGGGCACTCGCGACATATTATGCACACGCGGAAACTCGCTCGAACACGGTTTTTGTtcttgcgaaaaaaaaaaaaaaaaaaaaaggtacgacACTCGGCGACGCTTGATACACACACTACACGTACCGTTTTACTCGCGGCGTTGTCGGATCGGGGCGAACGGGAAACGCGTAGCGGGGAAAAGGCGAAAGCGGGCCGATGATGAATCTGTCGATCGGGAATCTCGGgaatcacgtcggggtcaccagttTTGGCTACCTCGTGGGTAGaccacttttttatttggatTCCCAAGATGtcacaaaatacaatttttagaTCAAGCGTTACGCAGTTACGGGAGCACGTCCACTAGCGGATGAGAACGAAAAGAGAAGAGAGCGCGTGGTGGGAACGACGGCTTTTTATAATCTTTTTTAACGGGAAATAGTTTAGTCTGGCTAAGTTGGTAACTATTGCTCGAATTAGGGTGCTCGAATAAGGTTGCTCGAAATAGGGTGCTTGAATTAGGGTGTTCGAATTAGAGTGCCCGATATTTTGAATTGACGGTTGACGTCAGCTCCGGACTGTGGTGAGGCTATAACGTGGTCGCCacaaagtgatgaaaaaaagatctacgtgtgtttgttttttttgtttagctttagataacaaaaaatacgcagcgaCCCAAGCGAGTCAAAACGCTCGAAAGTAGTAATGAAAGTAGAATATGAAGTAGCCTTCTACTTCCCGTTCTACTTTGGTTGCTTAAAATCAGAAGAATGTAGAACATTTGGGTtccaggaaagagcaaaaaatgagttctcgcgtgtacacacacacacacacgcgacgactCACCCCGTCCTGCAAAATGAGTAtatttttgagtgatttgagtaccgtcccccttagcagttactcttagaggaatgagttacaccctcgcgcgagccctccccctccccaaccgtaacgcacggtgcaggtctgcagttctcaaagtgtttgtgttctttcgagccatgctaccaacacatccaaagatatttgtttctttcgtttctcgttttctttcatgcattgccgcgatcgcaaatacgcacttattctaacaacaaacacaaacacaaacacggtcattttttatttcattaaacactttattgaaacataaattacactttcacaacacatttagaatccttcatactcacgaatggcgtcgtactgtaaagtaccgggtcgagccatgctgcgggaaacttgtcgacaatctgcgttgcctctgttcagcaaattcttacctgtcgatccacgcactgcatgtgcgtctgtgctcaTTGTTTGTTCGCTGCACACTTCACCATAATAAaccagcgcacgagactttgaacgaaatgcgcatcagcgcacaaacactgcgcgcgggacttaaaacaaaacgcgcacaaccatctccgacaaagcgtcgcgctgtactggtggttttgtacgcgtaggagggggaacacacggagcgatggttcgatgctgtcgTGTAAGCGAGataacacgatgtgacgagcagctccaagttgttgagctcgctgaaagacacatacacattcacagacggctcgtcaaagcacggtatttgtataggtgttagtgaagcgcgcgtgtaaaacagaatgcgaactctcatcgcagcgcgtttctccttgcttcctcaagcttcctcatacccgtcggcctgaatcactcaaaatttggggtctcattgtttgcgtggacGCTCAAGCTTACGTTTTTGTTCTACGCCCCTCCCCCTTCTCACTCGCACCACACATCTATTATGGTCGATGTGACGATGTGTGTcttcgcgtgtgtgttgtcgatTTGGTCAGAAAAACTTATTTCTTAAGACCAAATCTCTGACTTGGAGCGTCGGCGTTCCGATTGAACCAT from Anopheles merus strain MAF unplaced genomic scaffold, AmerM5.1 LNR4000008, whole genome shotgun sequence includes:
- the LOC121600846 gene encoding uncharacterized protein LOC121600846, yielding MDHKRYHVLMAQIPLRVYNEIQPIIENVPATERYDYIKRNILQHFGESQRSRLHRLLYGMDLGDRKPSQLLAEMHRASSDTLASTLLTDLWINKLPLHVQSAVVAAPGSVTEKAAVADTMVECLSASNNTCVHHAVAGVRTTSNDFEQRISRQVDELTQQLNDFITECRNRDQRQSRPRSRPPVASRVGTEPSEGECYYHRRYGTAARTCRQPCSFPAPVSQRVGQPSSSA